The uncultured Carboxylicivirga sp. genomic interval GTTTTACCGGGCAATGCGCAAGCCTTTTGACAATAAGGTTTCAAGCAAAGAGGATACTATTAAAGAAGAAAATGTATCCGAAAAAGAACCAGTTATACAAAGTACAATTACTCAAGAGGAAGCATTTGTTGCTTCGGTGGAAATTGCTGATGAACCGTTGGTAGAAGATCCAGAGCCTGAAGCAGAAGAAACTCCAGAACCTATTGCAGAAAAAGTAGTGGCTGAAGAAAAAACTACCGAGGAAAGACTTACAACAGTTGAGTTAAATAAAGAAGTTGATCCAGCGCTAAAACAAGAAGAGTTCGACCTTGATCTGAAAATTGAAAAAAGCATTGAAGAAGAAGAAACTGACGTTTATGATGGCGAGCCACTTGGAGACTATGATCCTACTTTAGATCTTTCGTCGTACAAATTACCTACTATTGATTTGTTAGATGACCATAGTAGCGACAATGCTGAAGTAACAATGGATGAGTTGGAATCCAACAAAAACCGCATTGTAAAAACTCTCGAAGATTATAAGATCCAAATCAAAAACATTAAAGCAACTGTTGGACCAACGGTTACTTTATATGAGATTGTACCTGCTCCTGGTGTACGTATTTCAAAAATCAAAAACCTCGAAGATGATATTGCACTTTCATTGGCTGCATTAGGTATTCGAATTATCGCTCCTATCCCGGGTCGTGGAACCATCGGTATTGAAGTTCCGAATTCGGAACCCGAAGTTGTTTCGATGCGTTCGATTATTGGTGCTAAAAAATTCCAAAGTACAAAATATGAGCTTCCGATTGCATTGGGAAAAACCATTTCGAACGAGACTTTTGTAATAGATTTGGCCAAAGCCCCTCATATGTTGGTAGCCGGTGCTACAGGACAAGGAAAATCGGTTGGTTTAAATGCGATTATATCATCTTTACTTTATAAAAAACATCCTTCGCAACTTAAGTTTGTGATGGTAGACCCTAAGAAAGTGGAACTTAACATCTATTCAAAGATTGAACGCCACTTTTTAGCCAAATTGCCCGATGAAGAGGATGCAATCATCACAGATGTACAAAAAGTAGTGAATACCTTGAACTCTTTGGCCATTGAAATGGACAATAGATACGAGTTATTGAAAGCTGCACATGCTCGTAATATAAAAGAGTATAATCAGAAATTTGTTAAGCGTAAACTAAACCCGGAAAAAGGACATCGCTTTTTACCATATATAGTAGTTATAATTGATGAGTTTGCCGATTTAATTATGACAGCCGGTAAAGAAGTTGAGTTACCAATTGCTCGTATTGCACAGCTGGCTCGTGCCGTGGGTATTCACATGATTGTTGCAACTCAGCGTCCGTCAACTAACATTATTACCGGTGTTATTAAAGCAAACTTCCCTACCAGGGTTGCATTTAAAGTTGCGTCGATGATTGACTCACGAACTATTCTAGATTCACCGGGAGCAAACCAATTAATTGGTCGTGGTGATATGTTAATATCACAAGGAAGTGATTTGGTAAGGGTTCAATGCGCATTTGTTGATACGCCTGAAGTTGAACGAATCAACGACTACATTGGCGAACAACGCGGTTATACATCAGCCTTCTTATTACCTGAATATACAGGTGCCGAAAGTAGTGGAACTGAACCAGGTGAAGTTGATTTATCGAAACGCGATCAGATGTTTGAAGAAGCTGCCCGCATTGTTGTGGCAAATCAATCAGGTTCAACCTCTTTAATTCAGCGCCGTTTTTCAATTGGTTACAATAGAGCCGGTCGAATCATCGATCAGTTAGAAGCAGCGGGTATTGTTGGACCATTCGAAGGAAGCAAAGCTCGACAAGTTTTAATCCCTGATGAGTTGGAACTTGAAAAGCACTTAAGTCAGTTTAATTAATTTTGGAATAATAATTGATAGAAAATAGGAAAACAAATCATATGAAGACATTCTATTCATTCATACTATTAATGGCGATTGCCATAGGAATTAACGCACAAGAAGCCGAAAAAGCAAAAGAAATCCTTGATAAAGTTTCGGCAAAAACAAAAGCTTATCCATCTATTGTAGCCGACTTCTCGTTTAAAATGGAAAACCTTCAAGAGAACATTGAAGAGGTTTACGATGGTTCAATCATCTTAAAAAGTAATAAATACAAAGTATCTTTAATGGATATGGAAACTTATTACGATGGCGAGGTTATGTATACTTTTAATGTTGAAGCCGATGAAGTAAACATCACTATTCCCGATCCTGATGACGAAGAAACATTAAATCCAGCAACAATATTCAATATCTATCAGGATGGTTACAAGCTTAAGTATGTTGGAGATGGTGTTGCCGAAGGTAGAGAGGTTCATGAAATTGACTTGTACCCAACCAATAGAGATAAACCTTTTTCAAGAATCAAACTATTGATTTTTAAAGATGATTTAACACTTTTCTCGTTCCGTCAGGTTGGTAAAGATGGTAACAACTACACAGTAATTGTTAAAAACATGAATACCAGCAAGCAAATTGACGACAAAACATTTGTATTTGACACCACAGCTCATCCTGATGTGGATGTTATTGATATGAGATAATTGGTAGTTATAACGATATAAAGAATCCTGTCTTATGACGGGATTTTTTTTGTTACTTTTGTCACATATCCAAAAATCTACATTTATCAATTTATTTTAGATTTGAACTAAACCAAATCTAATAAGTTTACTGTCTATGGAAACAATACTGACCTATATAGTTGATTTTTTTTATTCTTTGTTTGACTTACTAAAAGCCATGTCGCCCTACCTTTTACTAGGTTTTTTCTTTGCTGGAATTCTCAAAGTTTGGTTTCCACAGAGTTGGATCGACAGATTCATGGGCAAAAGCAACCTTGGATCGGTAGTTAATACTGCAATCTTAGGTATTCCACTCCCACTTTGTTCGTGCGGCGTTATTCCAACAGGTATTTCATTTTATCGGAATGGAGCCTCAAAAGGATCAAGTGTCAGCTTTTTAATTTCAACTCCTCAAACCGGAGTTGACTCCATTATGGTTACCTATTCGTTATTAGGTTTACCATTTGCTATTATTCGGGTTGTGGTTGCTCTGGTAACCGGAGTTTTTGGAGGAGTTGCTACTAACGCAATTGCCAAAGATGATAAGGTAGATGCATCGAAGTCGGGCGAAAGTTGCGAATCGGATAAAATGGGCACCAAACAAGGATGGAAAGGTATTTTCCGATATGGCTTTTACGAATTCCTAATGGATATAGCCAAATGGTTAGTAATTGGTATATTGATCGCTGCTGTATTGGCCGTTATTATTCCTGATGATTTCTTTGTGAACTACCTCGATAACGAACCGCTAAGCATGTTAATCATTCTTCTAGCATCGGTGCCTTTGTATTTATGTGCAACAGCATCGGTACCCATTGCCGCTGTATTAATGCTTAAAGGATTATCTCCGGGTGCTGCTTTGGTATTATTGATGGCCGGACCCGCCACCAATGCCGCAACTATCACTATTATACAAAAGGTATTTGGTCTAAAAACGCTTCTCTCCTATTTAGGATCGATTATATTGGGTGCCATGATTTTCGGTACTTTAATCAATACTTTTTTACCTCGCGAATGGTTTACTTTAGCCGAACATGCCATGCACGAAGGTCATCGCCATGAGTTATTACCCGAATGGTTTCAGTTATTATCAGCTGTTCTATTAATTGGATTGATAGCAAATGGTTACTTTCAAAAGTATATGAAAAAACAACGCTTAAAGAAGGCGGCTATCAAAACAGAAAAACTATCGAAATCTATCATATTTAATAACAATACTAAAACAGCAACTGAAACACCTGTTGCTCCTGTGTTTAATACATCGTTTACCATGGCAAAACCAACCATTAAAACAACTTATATTGTTGAAGGAATGACTTGCAGTCATTGTAAAATGAGTGTGGAAAAGAATCTAGGTAAGCTAGATGGCATAACTTCAGTTGAGGCCGATCCACAAGCAAATCGTGTTACTGTAGAAGCTACCGAGCAGAATGATTCGATGATTGAATCTACAATTGAATCACTAGGATATTCGTATAAGGGATTGGCTTGAGTATAATCCTCAAGCCAATCAGCAATAATATAATTGAAGCATACAATAGAGCATTGACACCTATTATTACCAATAGATATTTTGCATTCACATTATGTAAAAATAGAAGTAAAGCTATCAACATCTAAACCGGTATCCATCACCCCCTTACAATAAAAGTTAGTAAATTTGTTGTAGTATGAATGATTATACATAGAGTACACAATACATCCATCCCCAAAATATGCCTAACAACCATGGATTTAATGTTTAATTCGAAGTATTATAAGGATTATTTATTAAGTCATCGATCTTCTTGTACAACTTATTTCCATCACTTGCATAAGGCGCCTTTGGCTCTAATATATTTCCATCACCATCCACAATCATAAAGGTTGGAAACGATAATTGATTATTATATAAGCGTTGCATGTCTTTTTTTAAGAGTTGATTGGCTTTAATATGATAACCCACCAAATTATATTCCTTCATTAAGCTCTCCCACATCTGCTTATCCTCAGTATATTCGTAAGCAATATAAACCATCTTCATTCCTCTAGTTTTCATCAGAGTCTTAACTTCATCCATATAATTGAATTGATTACGACAAGGCATACACCATGTACCCCAACAATCGATAAGCATTGGACTTCCTTCAAACATTTTAATTATTTCCGCAATTGAATTAATTGAGTCTCCGCTAACAATTACACACTCTTCAGGCATTGGACGAAGTGCAATTAATTCATATTCTTCGGCGCGCGGCATAAGCATCTTCCGTAGCACTTTACCCGCATAACTATCCTTCATATCAGAATTATCATCAAGATATTTCTTTGAAAGCTTTAGCGAATTAGGAGCCAATGCCGCAGTATTACACATATTTTTAATGGCTTGATATTGTTTATTTGCCTCTTCAGATAAGACTTCGCCAGATTTAGCATAAATTGGAGCAAATGAAGCATCTCCTTTCCTCTTCACAGAGGAATACACTCCATCGTGATAATCCTCCCTGAATTCAAGGTATATATCGGTATATTCAACCATATTAAAAAGATTACTCATCTTTTTCCCTTTAACCGGATACAATTCAAATATTTGTGGATATACTTTGTTCAATTGGTTAATTATCACCGAATCTTTTATTTGAAATTGAGGCATATGAAAGGATGATCTTATGGTGGTTGCTAATCTTTCGGCATACATATATTCGATATTCATTTTTGAAATATCATATAACTGCTGAGATATCTCACCTTTTTCTAACAGTTGATCAAACACCCGTAAATGATTTTGTATTTTAGATTTCATAGAATCCAGTAATGATTCCGGTGCGTTTAAATTCCATTCATCATGAAAAAGAGAACCATGAATATAGTTAGGTATCTTGTTGTATTCAACCAACCCCTTATTATAAGTATAAAAACTTGTAGCATCCGTGTTATACGATTCTAAAGTGTAAACATCTACATTTAATGACGATTTCCAGTCAGCTTCCTGCTGTCCTTCACTTACAATAGAATAACGATTATCGGGCTCAATAAGAAGCCTGCACATATGGTAGTAATGATTAATAGTTTCGTAAAAATGAAAAAACTCAGCATTTGTAATATAAGCCGACACTACAAATCGTCCCAAACTATCGGGTTTAACAATGTAATTACCCAAGTTTCCCGACACTGAAGAAATAGAATATCTTACTTTACTCTTTCCATCATAATTTAAAATTTGGCCTTCGATAAAAACATTAGGCTTTTGTTGACTCCATAACTGAAAAGCTATAAGACTAAATATAAATGCGATTATTACTTTTTTCATAAGTTAGGTAATGGTATGATTGAAATGGTTAATAAAGTTTCTTTCAAAATAAACAAAAACAATTACATTCCAACCAATAATGATACACATCATTAGCCTCTATTTTCACTCATACATAGTCATCTCTCAGTACACATAGATTCAAAACATCTTCGCCCCACATTAAGCAGCCAATTTCATAAACACAACAATATTACTTTCGATCAAAAACCAACACCTCGCAAATTAAAATATATAATCATAACGCATTGATAAATATTTGATATGGCATAGTACAATGTCAATTGCCATATTGACATTGTTTACCAATGTAAGTGCAGCCTGTTACCTTTATTATTTTCAAATCATTAATCATACAACAACGATTTAATTACTACTTACACCTCTTCTTATTCTTTAAACAAATCACTACATTATTAAACTTAATCAAACACAAAAGCCTCCCTTTTAAGGAGGCTTTTATCACTTTTAGATTATTTTGAGTTGAAATTTTCTCTAGTACAATTTATATTTCAACGACACATCTTTCCATTAACAGCTCTATCAATATTATCGTCTTAAATAAACCTTAGTAATGTTTATTTGAGCATTACTATTAACTGAAACTATATAGATTCCTTGTGTAAATTCAGACATTTCAATCATACAGTTAGTTGAATGCGGAGTAACAACTTTTACAAGATTACCACTCGTAGAATATACTTTTACTTCGTCAATAACAAGACTACTTTCTACATTAATAGTTGCTTGAGTTGAATAAACCTTTATACTTTGGTCTGATTCTGAATCTCCAATACCTGTTTCTGAATCGAAATAAGCAACTAAGTTGATATTAGTAGTAATATTTTTCAGAGCTAAAAGAACCTCAGAGCTAAATAATTCAGAACCGTTATACCATCCTTTAAAAGTACTACCATCATTAGCACTTGCTTCCACTTCAGACGCATCTCCTAAATATTTAACAACTTGTTCTAGATCACCAGAAATATCACCATCACCAACTGTAGTAAAAACTACACTTGAAAAAGCACCTTCATAAACACCAATATCAACTTTTCTGTTGATTCGATCATTACCATTGATATCACTGGTAATAATTGATGTTATTTCACTATCATCACCTTTATCGATACATTCAGCACCACCACCTTCATTTGTATTCAATCTAAAATCCAATGGATCATCATCGTTAAAAAATGGAGTTGATACCAATGTTCTAGGAATAGCATCACCAGAACCAGCACCATTACCGGTATAACCATCCTCGACAGCACAATTATTTATATTCATTGATGTACCACTGGCATAGATTTGTGGTTTACTATCATCTGCAGTATTACCCCAAACAATGCTATTATACATATCTCCGGAACTAAAGAAGAAAGCTCCACCTGCTCTAGACTTTGCATGATTATTAACAATATTACAATTAACCAACTTACCACCAAATTGATAATATACTCCACCACCATTATAAGCTTCATTTTGGCCAATTTGACATTGTAAAATAATTGGACTTGAATTACAAAAGATACCACCTCCATTTTCTTTGGCTTCATTATTTGTAATAATACAATTGTCAATGGTACTTTCTGAATATGCATACACACCCCCTCCAGATTCGGAAGCTTTATTATTATAAATTCTACAATTTGACCAAGAAGTATTATTTCCAGCATAAATTCCACCACCATTAATGGCTGAGTTATTCATAATATCACAATCATTAATAACTACTCCATCATAAGCAGTAACAGCACCTCCTTCTCCATAAAAGCCTTCTGCCACATTATCATAAAGTCTGCAATTAGTAATTGTTACATTACCATCTGCATCAATAGCCCCACCAGCTATAGATCTATTAAACTTAAATGTAGAATTAGTAATCGCAAAAGAACCATCTGTTATATTAGCTAGAATTGCACCTCCATACTCATCTGTATACCCATTTTGAAGGATTAGATTGGTTACATTAAGTATGCTAGCATTGGCTATATCAACATTAAAAATTCTACTCTCGGTATTACCATCCAATACAATAGTATCTCCATTAGATTTTAATCCATCAATTGTTAATGAACCAGCACCCAAAGTAAGTTCCGATGTCAGCGTAATTTTATCAACATTATTAGCAAATTCAATTACATCATTATTTTCGGCATTTTTGACGCACCAAGGCAATGATTGTTCAACCATTTCATCAGCACTCTCATTGGTTACCATAAAATATTGAGTTTCGCCAGCTCCTTTATATTCGATATACCCCAAGTCAACCGACTCACCTATAATACGAGGTTTTTTCTCAAAATCGTAACTCAAAATACCTTTAACGAAGCCATCCGAACCTGCATTAATACACTTCTGACCATCTTCGGAATCGGGATTTAATGAAAAATCTTCATTGGTTTCATCCTTACATGGCGATGCCGATAAATCAATTATATTTTCATAATTAGATGTACCCCAAAACACATTGGTTTCCCCCCCCCTAATAGCACAATTACTCAAGGTAGTAACCCCCTGACTATCCGTCCCTGCATATTCATCAGGTTCATCCTCGGTTGAAGTAACATGTCGGTTACCACTGATAATACAATTATAAAACTTCCCCCCATTCATACTCAAACAATACACTCCTCCACCGTAAGCAGTAAAAGCAAAACTTCGTGTTGCCACATTATTGAGGATTGAACAATTAAGTATTTGTCCCTGGAAATAATAAATGGCTAGACCGCCTCCTCTGCCTCCACTATTACCCTCAATTAAACAGTTATAAATATTGGATGAAGAAAAAAAACAGGCGATACCTCCACCTACGGTACGAGACTTGTTTTCTCGAATAACACAATTTTCTATATAACTGTTAGCGTTTCCTCCGCAAAGAATTGCTCCACCTCTCAAATCGGCATAGTTACGGTAGAATTCACATTCTGAAATAATCGTCTTCCCTTTTTGATAAATTCCTCCTCCTTCAACATCGGCTTTACAATCGGTAATGATACAGTTCTTGATTAATACATCTGTGTTATTATTTGTTAAGATACCACCTCCATTAACTTCACTATATCCATTACGGATATGAAGGTTTAGTAAATCTACATGTTGATCTTCTGTTGTATTGATTTTCAACACAATATATTGATCTTGTCCACTAATTTGTACCTTTTGTCCATCAGCCAATGCCCCGTTAATGTATATGGCTTTGCCAATCACCAGGCTTTCATCGAGTAACACTTCTGTAATTGTTGGATCAAAAGTAATGGTATCACCATCTACAGCATGATATACACACCAAGGCAACGAGTATGCATCATCAATGCTATTACTGCTTGAGGTAACAACTAATTTTTCGGCAGTTAAGCGAATAAAATCTGACTCATATGCTCCAATATCTGTAGTATGGTATTTTATTGCCCTGTTACCCAACAAATCTGTTGTATGATAGCTCGGTACACTATTATTATCACCTGCATCTAAACATGCCAAACCATTTTCCAGTCCATTTAAATAATAATTTGCATTTGCCTCATCTACAAAAGGGGTTGCTGTCAGATCAACATTATTATTTCCATTTGTAAATCCTCCGGGTAAAGCTGAGTTAGATACAGTGCACAAATCACCAACCACACGTAGGTTATCGTTTGCATTATTCCACATTAAGCAATTGGTAAAAACAGCAGCTCCAGCAGCGTTTACCCCACCACCATTTAACGCAGTATTACCAATAAACGAGCAATTTATATAACTTCCTCCAACAGTGGCAACAGCACCTCCATCGCCTGATGACTGATTATTAACAAAGACACATCCGGTAACTTCCAGTTCACCTTCTGTAAGATCGGCATTGATAGCCCCCCCATTACCCGTTGAATTTCCATCTTTAAATACCAGATTATGCAGAGTAACTTTTTTATCTTCAACTCCTAGTACATTAAGAATACGTGATGATCCATCTGATACAAGGCTTACTCCTGCTCCTTCAATGAAAAGATTTTTATCTCCTATCATCAAATCACTGGAAATTGCAATATTAGATACTAATACACTGTCAATAATTATAGTATCACCGTCTATGCTTTTTGCTAAAATATTTGAAAATGAACTAAATACAAGAGGATCGCTACTCTCTGATTTTACCATTAGAATAGCTGGTTCTGTTCTTGCTACGTCATACTCAAACTCAATAGCTCCAATATCTACAGTGTTGTATCGGATACGAACATCACCATTAATATCTTCCGTAAAGTCTGAAGGTAATAAACTTTCATCTCCTCCATCAATACAATACCAACCGCTTTGAGTATTAGCAAGTGAATAATCACCACCAGCCATATCAGCAAATGGATATTCTGCTATCTGTCTGTAATTAGTTGTATGCTCCAATGGATGCTCACCAACACAATTGATATATTCGTTATTAGTGTTTCCTTTATACGGAGAATACTCATCGCCTAATACAATCGAATTAATATATGTACAACTATTACTAGCACCACTCACTGAATCTTCACTGATATTATTAGCAATAGTACAATTAATAAATGTACTATTTTTCACAAAGATACCACCGAAACTATACGAATCATTGTCTGTAATTAAGCAATTAATAAAATATGCTCCGTTGGCATACACAGCTGCAAGGCTACCTGGATTATGATTGTCCTGTATTTTACAATTAAACACGATTGAGTTATCAGCAGTACCTTCAATAGCTATAGCCGATCCACTACTATATATAGCAAATGAATATGTCCCTATACTGGTATTTCCACCTGTTATCAGGCAATTCTCAAGATTAAAAGTACCGTTAGTATTATTTACCTTAATACAAGCACCGTATTCGAGTGTTACAAAGCCATTTCTAACATCAAGATTTTGAATTAATACATCAACATTCTCGGCAACATCAATATTAAAACATCGACAGGCACTTTGCCCATCAATAACAACCTTATCGCCATTGGATTTTAAACCATCAATCGTAATTGTTTTATCACCAAGAGACAGTTCGGAACTTAATGGGACAATATTAACATCATCTGAAAATTGAATAATATCTCCAGCTTGAGCAGATGAAATTGCTTCGCGCAATGAATTAGCTCCACTATCCAAGCTACTTGTTACCGTAATTGTCTTAGCATTGGTAACAATAGGCAGTATTATAAATACTGCTAAAAGTAAATGTTTAATCATAGACTTTGCGTTATTTCTAAATTTTCTACAAGAATTGGTTGAATTCCAATACAAATCAAAACAAATTAGACTGTAAAACAAAATAAAATATATAAAATCATCCAATATATACTAATAAGAACCAAGCTCTTCGATCTTCAATTCTTTTATTACTTTTGTGGCACTAAGGTGCGCAAGCATAATAGGGAATCCGGTGCCTCAGTAAGCTGATATTCCGGAGCTGTCCCCGCAGCTGTAAATCTCAACGTCAATAACATTATGTCACTGATTAAAACCAATTATCGGGAAGACGTTATTTGATAAGGGATAAGCCAGAATACCTGCCTTAGCATATAAACTTCGGGGCAAAGTAGTCAGATATGCACCCAGGTGCAGTATATTCTTTCCGCTTCCCTCCTGAAGATAATTGTTTAACTTTTAATGCATAAACAATGCAGGAGACTCAGATTAAAGCACTTGGATATTCGCCTAAGGGATTGGCTTGAGAATAATTTCCAAGCCAATCGACATATACTAATCACTAATAATATCCATATACGATGCTTCGGAATCTTCCGACTTACTAAACAGCTGACGAATCAAGTAAATTGAAGCATACAACAGAGCATTGGACCCTAATATTACCAATAGATATTTTGCATCTATATTATATAAATCGGGAGTTAAACTTTCGGCATCCATGCCGCTATCCATTAAAACCCTTGCTATAAAAGATAGTAAATTTGTTGTGCCATGAATGATTATACATAACAGTACACTTTTGGTATTGTAATAAATCCACCCCAGAAAAATACCCAATAAAAAGGCAACAATAAATTGCCAGGGATTCAAATGAACCAGTCCAAATAACATACTGGAAATAAGTATTGCCTTTTGAGGAGAATAACGCTTGATTAATCCTTCCATCATAATACCTCTAAAAATTAGTTCTTCTAATACTGGAGCAGCTACAACCAAAAGCAAAAATGAAAATACACTTACGTCTCCCCCAAAATTCATAAACATTTCTTGCACACTTTCGGGCATGGGTATTAAACTCAAAACAGGATAAATAATTCCAAACAAAAGACATACAGTTGCAATTATCACCAATGGAATCAATAAATAATTATCTACATTCCAATTAAAGGCGACGCTTCCTTCCTTTTTCATTTTTATTTGACGCACAATCAGGTAGGTACCGCCCATTACCAACAAATAATAAAGCAGCATGGCAATATCCTGAGGTAAAAAACGATCGGTTAACAATAACAGTGGGGCTATTCCAATACTTAGTCCAACTGCTATACCTACAATTCCGAAACTCTGTGATACATTTGGGTAATTTCTCATGGATTTAATGTTTAATTCAAAGTATGCTAAGGATTACTTATTTCCATCGCTCGGATAAGGTGACTTTTGCACTAAAAACAGATAAAATTTACAAAAAAAGTTCCACCCTCAATTCTCATGATCTGAAAGTGGAACTCTATGCAAAGCCCCGTTCACATCCCGATATTATTCTTATGTATTTTGTTAGATATAATCTTTCTGAATACAATAGAAGTTGGTACAAGTTGCACAATGAGCTAACTAAATATTATTCAGACTTTCTTGCTTTAGCTCTCATAAACAAGTAAATAAAAGCACCCCCACCAACAACTAATAACGCAACACCTAGTATTGGCCTATAAACAATCCATGCAATAGCAATGGTTACAAAAGAAAGCGTAAAAGAAATTAAGCCGGAAAACAACGATAAGCCAACATCTAATAAATTACCTAAGAATGGCAGAACATCAGCAATTACAACTAATGGACGAAATATCATTGTTAAGCCACCAAACATCATTAAAAATCCAAGCAGACGTAATATCCATGTCGTAATTGTATTTTTACTATGCTCGGCTGCAAACATTGCGTCAGAAGAGTGAATACCTTCTTTAATTACATTGATACTGGTACCAGTTTGGGTTGCAAATGATTCAAATGTATTAGTAATTTGTTTTGAAATAATACTATAATCTCCACCTGGTTCAATGATTTGAAACGAAACCTTTACGTCCCCTACTTCTGGAGATGTTAAACTTCCATTACCTATGAATATTTTTTGGGAAATTTCAACACCAGAGCCCAACTCAACACTTCCTTCATTTAAAATAGTTGCATTTTTAAATTTCGCGGTATCTATTTTTTGAACAGCATAGGATTTGAAATTACTAATATCTGACAACAAAGATTCAGGTAACAGATATTCGCCTATTTTTGCTTGATCTGCTGTAATCGTATACTTTGAATAAGGGAAACTAGTTGGATTCATATGACCTTCAGGCACCTTAAAGCTGGCTGATTTTTCGAGTGTAGAAGTCCACTTTTTTACATAACTATAAGTTGTTTTTGTTTTTTCACTTCCACCTATCTCTTTTTCTTTTTCTTTTTTCGTTTCTTCAACCCATTGATACATTTCAATATTTCTGCGCAGCTTAAGGGCATTTACATTAATATCAAACTCAGCATCATTCAAAATTTTATCTGTTAATATCTTACCTGTCAAATGAACAAGCTTTCCATCATTAGCTTTATCAACTACATTTGGATCAATTGTAACTACCTGAGATTGTCCTTCTTTAAGTCCTTTAGCTGTTTTAACAGCCCTGCCCTCATTCCACCATAATACTATAAATGCTCCTAAGAAAAGTATAATACCAAATAACACTGATTTAATTGATTCCATAATTCTGGAACCCCAACTCTGAGTTGTTTCCTCTGTAAATGTGTCTTGATTTTCCATAAATTTTAAATAATTAGTTTTGTCTTTTAAATATCCATTATGTATAAA includes:
- a CDS encoding TMEM43 family protein, whose protein sequence is MENQDTFTEETTQSWGSRIMESIKSVLFGIILFLGAFIVLWWNEGRAVKTAKGLKEGQSQVVTIDPNVVDKANDGKLVHLTGKILTDKILNDAEFDINVNALKLRRNIEMYQWVEETKKEKEKEIGGSEKTKTTYSYVKKWTSTLEKSASFKVPEGHMNPTSFPYSKYTITADQAKIGEYLLPESLLSDISNFKSYAVQKIDTAKFKNATILNEGSVELGSGVEISQKIFIGNGSLTSPEVGDVKVSFQIIEPGGDYSIISKQITNTFESFATQTGTSINVIKEGIHSSDAMFAAEHSKNTITTWILRLLGFLMMFGGLTMIFRPLVVIADVLPFLGNLLDVGLSLFSGLISFTLSFVTIAIAWIVYRPILGVALLVVGGGAFIYLFMRAKARKSE